The nucleotide window CTTTCTGACCTGGTCACTCTGGACTAACGGGTGCTGAGCCCCGAAGCTACTCACCTGGTCACTCGTCCTCCGGGTCTGGCAGCTGCTCAAGGAGCATGTCCTCCTTGCCGCTGAACTGCATGAGAGAAGGGGGTGAGAGGCCGGAGcccgggggggggcggggggggtctTTTTCCGGTCCTTCTGTCCCTGGCTCAGGGCCTTCCAGGAGCTTGGAGCAACAGGCAGAAagctgccctggggtgggggattccaggagcccctcctcccaccagcctTCACCCCGACTGCCCAGCGGAGAGGCCCCCTGTGGCTTAGGAAGCTTCCGTTAGACCTGAGAGCGCAGCCCAGGCTGTCACTTCTAACCCTCTCTCTCACCCAGTCCTTTAAGAACCTGCAGTGTGAACTCCTTCCCTTGTCTAGCTTTtggggcagagatgggggaaCGGATACAGCTCAGAGGCCAGATGTGGGGGCGGAGAGGCAGGGCCACCCAAGATGACCCGACGGCCCCTGGGAGAAGGACACACTTGCCTCGATGTGGTACACTATGCGCCAGAAACTTGAGTCTGAGCCTCGGTATCTTCTTCCAGGGTAGAGCTGCCACATGGAAGGCAGCGGGCACGGGGCTAGCAGGCTGGGGCACACGGCCTCCCCCAGGGACACATCCTCCTGACGCATGAGCACCTGGAGGCTACTCTCCGTCTGAAGGCAAGGGAAGACCAGGGCACGCCTTCAGGGCCCAGGGTCTCCAGCGCACAAATCCCCAGAGTCCTTTCCGCCCCCCTCGAAGCCCAGCTGGCATCTGAAATGCCAGTGATCACCGTCCCCAGCATCGTCCCCGCTTAAGCCATGCACGCCCCTCTCAGGGACACTGGCGAGGCCAGGATGACTAGCACTCTCAGGCGTCTGGACACCCAGATGGGGCCACACCGGGCCCGTTGCTTCCTGACAGTCCTAAAGCCTGTCCTTGATTCCTTAGCTGCtgtgaggttttctttctttattttgtcatACAGtcccttttaacttttttttttttaagtaatctctatacccaacgtggggcttgaacccacaaccccaagatcaagagtcgcaggcggagccagccaggtgcccccacagagCCCCACTGAAACACATATCCCCGGCCCCCAAAGTCAGCTGAGAGACGACGTTCCCCAGCTCCACCACCGCCCCTCTCCTTCAAAGAGCTAACTTGCCGCCTTGCTGGGCACGTGCCCCCCCCAAGTCAGCTCTTGGCACAGCAGCCAGGGTGTGCGTCTAAAAATCCTGTCACTCCCCTGCCTGACACCCTCTGGTGGCTTCTcatagcaggcagagggaactgaAATCTTCCCactgtcccctgcctccctcatTTGCCGTCTGTCCTTCGCCCTCCATCCTGTGCCAGACACAAAGGCCTCCTCGCTACTTCGGGGACATGCCATGTTCCCAGCAATCTCTTGCATCTGTGGTCCCCTGCCTGGAACTTCCTCCCCTCGATCTACACAAGGCTCACACCCTTCTTTTAGACAGGTCTCTGCACAAATATGTGTCTATAGGGACACATTCCAGCAAAATCCAACTCTGTGAAATACACATGAAGCATGCATGTCTAAAAGGGAGATTCACAAAGGtttcaaataaaatgatggaCAAAAGCACGACAGGCAAGTGCAAATGAATACTCGAGGGGTCTTGCCTGTagacccctccccactcatgaCTGCCTCTCATCCTGCACAACTTACCAGGGGCCTCATGATTTTGTTGTCCTGCACCCCCTGCAGTGCCAGCTTTATGAGCGGCTGGATTTTATCACATTCACTGCAAACCATCACAGCCCCAAATCGTGCCTGGCATATAAATTAGGCCCTCATGTTGGTTCAATAACTACTTTTCCAAAGTGGAAatcgttttttaaattttccatctataaaataaactAGAATTGTTAAGAAATAATTCAGATCACCCTGCAAGATCTAAGTGGAAATCATCATTCTTGCTGTGTTCCTATATGGTTTTCTATATCCTTCAACCATTTTGGACTgcttgttcatcttttttcttNNNNNNNNNNNNNNNNNNNNNNNNNNNNNNNNNNNNNNNNNNNNNNNNNNNNNNNNNNNNNNNNNNNNNNNNNNNNNNNNNNNNNNNNNNNNNNNNNNNNNNNNNNNNNNNNNNNNNNNNNNNNNNNNNNNNNNNNNNNNNNNNNNNNNNNNNNNNNNNNNNNNNNNNNNNNNNNNNNNNNNNNNNNNNNNNNNNNNNNNNNNNNNNNNNNNNNNNNNNNNNNNNNNNNNNNNNNNNNNNNNNNNNNNNNNNNNNNNNNNNNNNNNNNNNNNNNNNNNNNNNNNNNNNNNNNNNNNNNNNNNNNNNNNNNNNNNNNNNNNNNNNNNNNNNNNNNNNNNNNNNNNNNNNNNNNNNNNNNNNNNNNNNNNNNNNNNNNNNNNNNNNNNNNNNNNNNNNNNNNNNNNNNNNNNNNNNNNNNNNNNNNNNNNNNNNNNNNNNNNNNNNNNNNNNNNNNNNNNNNNNNNNNNNNNNNNNNNNNNNNNNNNNNNNNNNNNNNNNNNNNNNNNNNNNNNNNNNNNNNNNNNNNNNNNNNNNNNNNNNNNNNNNNNNNNNNNNNNNNNNNNNNNNNNNNNNNNNNNNNNNNNNNNNNNNNNNNNNNNNNNNNNNNNNNNNNNNNNNNNNNNNNNNNNNNNNNNNNNNNNNNNNNNNNNNNNNNNNNNNNNNNNNNNNNNNNNNNNNNNNNNNNNNNNNNNNNNNNNNNNNNNNNNNNNNNNNNNNNNNNNNNNNNNNNNNNNNNNNNNNNNNNNNNNNNNNNNNNNNNNNNNNNNNNNNNNNNNNNNNNNNNNNNNNNNNNNNNNNNNNNNNNNNNNNNNNNNNNNNNNNNNNNNNNNNNNNNNNNNNNNNNNNNNNNNNNNNNNNNNNNNNNNNNNNNNNNNNNNNNNNNNNNNNNNNNNNNNNNNNNNNNNNNNNNNNNNNNNNNNNNNNNNNNNNNNNNNNNNNNNNNNNNNNNNNNNNNNNNNNNNNNNNNNNNNNNNNNNNNNNNNNNNNNNNNNNNNNNNNNNNNNNNNNNNNNNNNNNNNNNNNNNNNNNNNNNNNNNNNNNNNNNNNNNNNNNNNNNNNNNNNNNNNNNNNNNNNNNNNNNNNNNNNNNNNNNNNNNNNNNNNNNNNNNNNNNNNNNNNNNNNNNNNNNNNNNNNNNNNNNNNNNNNNNNNNNNNNNNNNNNNNNNNNNNNNNNNNNNNNNNNNNNNNNNNNNNNNNNNNNNNNNNNNNNNNNNNNNNNNNNNNNNNNNNNNNNNNNNNNNNNNNNNNNNNNNNNNNNNNNNNNNNNNNNNNNNNNNNNNNNNNNNNNNNNNNNNN belongs to Ailuropoda melanoleuca isolate Jingjing chromosome 14, ASM200744v2, whole genome shotgun sequence and includes:
- the TCL1A gene encoding T-cell leukemia/lymphoma protein 1A; amino-acid sequence: MGELPFFRAHTALHPDHLWIWERSVYVDENQRTWLPITIETESSLQVLMRQEDVSLGEAVCPSLLAPCPLPSMWQLYPGRRYRGSDSSFWRIVYHIEFSGKEDMLLEQLPDPEDE